The Flavobacteriaceae bacterium 3519-10 genome includes a window with the following:
- a CDS encoding glycoside hydrolase, family 25: MHFMAKKTTKRKTTRKIHKNRRRHFLLRREILLVILAAALLGTGFYLKQKIAFYYAMYFNKFEHKTLSNTEFEENRINRIIADYNDKTFGIDMSHYQRKEDIAWDSLSIANRAIPIEFVVLRATMGNRSSDRNFDDFWQLAKQHQLIRGAYHFYRADEDPVRQANNFLENVKLEEGDLPPILDIEKVPKRKSNAKLVEDLKIWCRIVEETYGEKPIIYTYYHYYNDFLKGEFDDYPLWLANYNDVPQPAPHANWDIWQFTENGIVYGINTKVDVNVYNGSLWSLKRLTLD, from the coding sequence TTGCACTTCATGGCAAAGAAAACTACGAAGAGAAAAACCACCCGAAAAATACATAAGAACCGCAGAAGACATTTCCTTTTGCGACGGGAGATACTGCTTGTAATTCTCGCTGCAGCACTGCTCGGAACCGGTTTTTACCTTAAGCAGAAAATAGCTTTCTATTACGCGATGTATTTTAATAAATTCGAGCATAAGACTCTTTCCAATACCGAATTCGAGGAAAACAGAATTAACCGAATAATTGCAGATTACAACGACAAAACTTTCGGCATCGACATGTCTCATTATCAGCGGAAAGAAGATATCGCGTGGGACAGTTTGAGTATAGCCAACCGCGCCATTCCGATAGAATTCGTGGTTTTGCGCGCTACCATGGGAAACCGCAGCAGCGACCGTAATTTTGACGATTTCTGGCAGCTTGCCAAGCAACATCAACTCATCCGCGGTGCTTACCATTTTTACCGCGCAGACGAGGATCCGGTGCGTCAGGCCAACAATTTTCTCGAAAATGTAAAACTCGAAGAAGGAGATTTGCCGCCAATTCTTGATATTGAAAAAGTCCCGAAACGGAAATCCAACGCAAAACTTGTAGAAGATCTTAAGATATGGTGCAGGATCGTAGAGGAAACCTATGGCGAAAAACCCATCATCTACACTTATTACCATTATTACAACGATTTTCTTAAAGGTGAGTTCGACGATTACCCGCTTTGGCTCGCCAATTATAATGACGTACCGCAGCCGGCGCCGCATGCAAACTGGGACATTTGGCAGTTCACCGAAAACGGAATTGTGTATGGCATCAATACCAAAGTGGACGTGAATGTGTACAATGGAAGTTTGTGGTCTTTGAAAAGACTGACGCTTGATTAA
- a CDS encoding ABC transporter ATP-binding protein encodes MILRGENLIKEYGPKKVVKGVSVEVAQGEIVGLLGPNGAGKTTSFYMIVGLVKPTAGKIFLDDKEITNDAMYRRAQKGIGYLAQEASIFRKLSVEDNILGVLQLTKLSKREQQMKVDELIEEFSLQHVRKNRGDLLSGGERRRTEIARCLATNPNFILLDEPFAGVDPIAVEDIQKIVRSLVDKNIGILITDHNVQQTLAITHKTYIMFEGRILKEGLPHDLANDPMVREAYLGENFVYQDILNKPKKKSFVYNIWAGNFDSKAQFQDFVSTRFEGVEGLRLMYGFEDISFASLSSSEIEHIFNEVVDKNANNAFVFQKKLVSDTFSKDAAESAAQLLSTPELHYLTTFSYESE; translated from the coding sequence ATGATTTTACGCGGAGAAAATTTAATTAAAGAATACGGACCTAAGAAAGTTGTGAAAGGCGTATCAGTAGAGGTTGCGCAGGGCGAAATTGTAGGGCTGTTGGGTCCGAACGGTGCCGGAAAAACAACCAGTTTCTATATGATTGTAGGTTTGGTGAAGCCAACAGCCGGAAAGATTTTTCTTGATGATAAAGAGATTACAAACGATGCGATGTACCGCCGTGCCCAAAAAGGGATCGGCTATCTCGCGCAGGAAGCCTCCATTTTCCGTAAACTTTCGGTTGAAGACAATATTTTGGGTGTTCTGCAACTCACCAAGCTCAGCAAACGCGAGCAGCAGATGAAAGTAGATGAGCTTATTGAAGAATTTTCACTGCAGCATGTGCGGAAAAACCGCGGGGACCTGCTTTCTGGCGGCGAAAGACGCCGGACTGAAATTGCACGCTGTCTTGCCACAAACCCCAATTTTATCTTATTGGATGAACCTTTCGCGGGCGTTGACCCGATTGCGGTAGAAGATATCCAGAAAATTGTAAGAAGCCTGGTTGATAAAAATATCGGCATCCTGATTACCGATCACAATGTGCAGCAAACCCTTGCCATCACGCATAAAACGTATATTATGTTTGAAGGAAGAATTCTTAAAGAAGGTCTTCCGCACGACCTTGCAAATGATCCGATGGTTCGCGAGGCTTATCTTGGCGAGAATTTTGTTTACCAGGATATCCTCAACAAGCCCAAAAAGAAATCGTTTGTTTATAATATCTGGGCCGGAAATTTCGATTCAAAAGCGCAGTTTCAGGATTTCGTAAGCACCAGATTTGAGGGTGTGGAAGGCCTCAGACTGATGTATGGTTTTGAGGACATCAGTTTTGCGTCGCTGTCGAGTTCAGAAATCGAACATATTTTCAATGAAGTTGTCGATAAAAACGCAAATAACGCTTTTGTTTTTCAGAAGAAACTGGTGAGTGACACCTTCAGTAAAGATGCGGCTGAAAGTGCGGCTCAGTTACTCAGCACGCCAGAACTGCATTACCTCACCACCTTTTCTTATGAAAGCGAATGA
- a CDS encoding RNA polymerase sigma-54 factor rpoN, which produces MLKQNLQLRLGQKLAPQQIQLMKLIQLHTLEFEEELERELEENPALEKVQEESNEEEYSTPDETFEEEGSESIDTDFDVNDYIFDDEPAYKTTSSNYSADDEEFDSGSLLTEGQSLYDYLLEQIHLANIDGDDLKVAEYIIGNLDNDGYLRREIKQLVDDLAFSQGIYTTPEQVVDVLENYVQKLDPHGVGARSLQECLLLQIEKKVSADKAVSLAANILRHQFDALTNKHYNKIIQKYDIEEEDLKDALEVISKLSPRVGGNFDTQTITINQEIIPDFVIQIKENKNGQVDVIPLLNSKNAPTLRVSDEYKDILTTYSHDKKSPDHKQAALFIKQKLDAAKWYIDAINQRQNTLLQTISAIVKLQKNYFITGDDKSLKPMILKDVADITGFDISTISRVVKSKYADTPNGIVYLKSLFSDSLTNDDGEEVSTKEIKNHLQEVISLENKRKPLTDDALVGLLKEKGYNIARRTIAKYREQLNIPVARLRKEL; this is translated from the coding sequence ATGCTAAAACAGAACCTACAATTACGCCTCGGGCAGAAACTCGCACCACAGCAGATACAACTGATGAAGCTCATCCAGCTCCATACCCTCGAATTCGAAGAAGAACTGGAGCGTGAACTGGAAGAGAATCCGGCTTTGGAGAAAGTTCAGGAAGAATCTAATGAGGAAGAATATTCAACTCCCGACGAGACTTTTGAAGAGGAAGGAAGCGAAAGCATCGATACAGATTTCGATGTGAACGACTATATCTTCGATGACGAACCCGCCTATAAAACAACTTCGAGCAATTATTCTGCTGATGATGAGGAATTCGACAGCGGTTCGCTGCTTACCGAAGGCCAGTCGCTTTACGATTATCTTCTGGAGCAGATTCATCTCGCAAACATCGATGGCGATGACCTCAAAGTAGCTGAATATATCATCGGAAACCTCGATAATGACGGTTATCTGCGTCGCGAAATCAAACAGTTGGTAGACGATCTTGCATTTTCACAGGGAATCTATACCACGCCGGAGCAGGTAGTGGACGTACTCGAAAATTATGTACAGAAACTCGATCCGCATGGGGTAGGCGCACGGAGCCTGCAGGAATGTCTGCTTCTTCAGATTGAGAAAAAAGTGAGCGCAGACAAAGCCGTGAGCCTCGCCGCAAATATCCTGAGACATCAGTTCGATGCGCTTACCAACAAGCATTACAATAAGATCATTCAGAAGTACGATATCGAGGAAGAAGACCTTAAAGATGCACTGGAGGTAATTTCTAAGCTTTCACCACGGGTTGGCGGCAATTTCGATACGCAGACCATCACCATCAATCAGGAGATTATCCCCGATTTTGTAATTCAGATTAAGGAAAATAAAAACGGTCAGGTAGATGTTATTCCTTTATTAAACAGTAAAAACGCGCCAACGCTGCGGGTTTCAGATGAGTACAAAGACATCTTAACCACGTATTCGCACGATAAGAAGTCGCCCGATCACAAACAGGCTGCGCTTTTCATCAAGCAAAAACTGGATGCTGCAAAATGGTATATCGACGCGATTAACCAGCGCCAGAATACTTTGCTTCAGACCATTTCGGCCATTGTTAAACTTCAGAAAAACTATTTCATCACAGGTGATGATAAATCGCTGAAGCCAATGATTCTGAAAGATGTAGCAGACATTACAGGTTTTGATATTTCTACGATATCGCGTGTTGTAAAAAGCAAATATGCCGATACACCAAACGGTATTGTGTACCTTAAAAGCCTTTTCTCCGACTCACTTACCAATGACGACGGGGAAGAAGTTTCAACAAAAGAAATTAAGAATCACCTGCAGGAAGTCATCAGTCTGGAGAATAAAAGAAAGCCGCTTACCGATGACGCACTGGTAGGCCTGCTGAAAGAAAAAGGCTATAACATTGCGAGGCGTACCATTGCCAAGTACCGTGAACAGTTAAATATTCCGGTCGCAAGACTCAGGAAAGAATTATAA
- a CDS encoding 16S rRNA processing protein RimM, with product MKKEDCYFLGKITRRHGLHGNVFLKLDTDQPEMYSKLDSIFVDINGMLVPFFVAKQSWSKGETLIISFKNSSEALVDQTLGKDVYLPLSTLPVLTGNKFYYHEVVGFEIREEDGKSCGIIESVNDQTGQHYFLLNLADKQVVIPIIREWILELNREEKYLKMSLPEGLMDVFLIPSKKDE from the coding sequence ATGAAAAAAGAAGATTGCTATTTTTTAGGCAAAATAACCCGCCGCCACGGCCTTCACGGAAACGTATTCCTTAAACTGGATACAGACCAACCCGAAATGTACAGTAAACTCGATTCCATATTTGTGGACATCAACGGCATGTTGGTGCCGTTTTTTGTGGCAAAACAGTCGTGGAGCAAAGGCGAAACACTGATCATTTCATTTAAAAATTCAAGTGAAGCCCTTGTGGACCAAACGCTCGGGAAAGACGTGTATTTGCCGCTTTCGACGCTGCCTGTGCTTACCGGGAATAAATTTTATTATCACGAGGTCGTAGGATTTGAGATCCGCGAAGAAGACGGCAAAAGCTGTGGAATTATCGAGTCTGTCAACGATCAGACCGGCCAGCATTATTTCCTTCTGAACCTTGCCGATAAGCAGGTCGTGATCCCGATTATCAGAGAATGGATTTTAGAACTTAACCGCGAAGAAAAGTACCTCAAAATGTCTTTACCCGAAGGTCTGATGGACGTTTTCCTTATCCCGTCTAAAAAAGACGAATAA
- a CDS encoding Amino acid permease translates to MDKNPQLEAKYGLFTAISMVIGQVIGSGIFFKVDDVLVATQGNILAGLLGFIIVGVSVVFGAISMANYAEVLPKDGGVLNYVNFRFGETASYFVGWMYMVLFYPLLTAVLFTVSGIYIAHLCAEFMAFEPTPLHFMLIGSVNLLIFFAFNIFRPKSSGIFQQLTMVLKVLPLIFIASLGILSLVKGDVEEANTFAYAAKNVSDNQTFLLLIAASFVPISFAFDGWYIATQISGEIKNSRKNLPKALIIGTVAVTVIYVSYYMGIVFRISGDQIIRLKDTYITEFSRKIAADSGALIMQLFIIISVLGAANGLLLATIRVPFQFSNLPKSKKVLNLDVINQKTRMPVNSALLGLALIAIYLLIYYETNSNAFFVSRIFDLSAIPIVFIYLVNGALFIGLFRLFRKNVFTGNKILKIVMTVIAIFGIVVVLLGTFSSPNGLTYLWISVAFLLMGFLMKKKD, encoded by the coding sequence ATGGATAAAAATCCGCAACTCGAAGCAAAATACGGCTTGTTTACCGCAATTTCTATGGTGATTGGCCAGGTAATCGGTTCGGGCATTTTTTTTAAAGTGGATGACGTGCTGGTCGCGACCCAGGGTAATATTTTGGCCGGACTTCTGGGTTTTATTATCGTGGGCGTAAGCGTGGTTTTCGGGGCTATTTCGATGGCTAACTATGCCGAAGTGCTTCCTAAAGACGGCGGAGTTTTGAATTACGTGAATTTCCGCTTTGGCGAAACCGCAAGCTATTTTGTCGGCTGGATGTACATGGTTTTGTTTTATCCGCTGCTCACTGCTGTACTGTTTACGGTTTCAGGGATTTATATTGCGCATCTGTGCGCTGAGTTTATGGCGTTTGAACCTACGCCTCTTCATTTTATGCTGATTGGCTCGGTAAACCTGCTGATATTTTTTGCGTTTAATATTTTCAGGCCGAAAAGCAGCGGAATCTTTCAGCAGCTTACAATGGTTCTTAAAGTGCTGCCGCTGATCTTCATCGCGTCACTCGGAATTTTAAGCTTGGTTAAAGGCGATGTGGAAGAAGCGAACACCTTTGCCTACGCTGCCAAAAACGTAAGTGATAACCAAACTTTTCTATTGTTGATCGCGGCGAGTTTTGTGCCCATTTCATTTGCATTTGATGGTTGGTACATTGCCACACAGATTTCCGGTGAGATTAAAAATTCAAGAAAAAACCTACCCAAAGCTCTGATCATCGGAACTGTTGCAGTTACTGTGATTTATGTTTCTTACTACATGGGAATTGTTTTCCGGATCAGTGGCGACCAAATCATCAGGTTAAAAGATACTTATATTACTGAGTTTTCGAGAAAAATTGCTGCTGATTCGGGTGCGCTGATTATGCAGCTTTTTATTATTATTTCGGTTTTGGGTGCTGCGAACGGCCTGTTACTGGCCACGATACGCGTTCCGTTTCAGTTTTCGAATCTGCCGAAATCTAAAAAGGTGCTGAACCTTGATGTGATCAACCAGAAAACCAGAATGCCCGTAAACAGCGCTCTGCTGGGTCTTGCCTTAATTGCAATTTATCTTTTGATCTATTACGAAACCAATTCGAACGCTTTTTTCGTTTCTAGGATTTTCGATTTATCCGCTATTCCGATCGTGTTTATTTATCTGGTGAATGGCGCGCTTTTCATTGGCCTGTTCCGGCTTTTCAGGAAAAATGTGTTCACAGGCAATAAAATCCTTAAGATCGTGATGACGGTGATCGCGATTTTCGGAATTGTTGTGGTGCTTCTTGGCACTTTCAGTTCGCCGAATGGTCTTACGTACCTGTGGATCAGCGTCGCATTTTTGTTGATGGGTTTTTTGATGAAGAAAAAAGACTGA
- a CDS encoding RNA polymerase ECF-type sigma factor, which produces MRHRGSADALRHLATEKFLEIGLKKNLYSLLKFPEVLSAKEQEFSKLIKDNQGLIIKVSRLYTNSLEDEQDLFQEIVLQLWRSYDTFKGQSKISTWMYRVALNTAITLFRKKTKSPQTDELMDFHHSGYIEDDDEKQQQISLLYKVVKMLPHVERAIVMMYLDDLPYRDISENLGITEVNARVKMNRLKKTLKQLMEKHA; this is translated from the coding sequence ATGCGTCACCGCGGAAGTGCTGACGCATTGCGTCATTTGGCAACTGAAAAATTTTTAGAAATCGGGCTCAAAAAAAACTTATATTCGCTTCTTAAATTTCCAGAGGTTTTGAGCGCAAAAGAGCAGGAATTTTCTAAGCTTATCAAAGATAATCAGGGTCTGATTATAAAGGTTTCGCGGCTCTATACCAATTCGCTGGAAGATGAACAGGATCTTTTCCAGGAAATCGTGTTACAACTCTGGCGTTCCTACGACACATTCAAAGGGCAATCTAAAATCTCGACCTGGATGTACCGCGTGGCGCTGAATACCGCCATTACCCTTTTCAGAAAAAAAACAAAGTCGCCGCAAACGGATGAACTGATGGATTTTCATCATTCAGGTTATATTGAAGATGATGATGAGAAGCAGCAGCAGATCTCGTTACTGTATAAAGTGGTGAAGATGTTGCCGCATGTGGAACGGGCTATCGTGATGATGTATCTGGACGATCTGCCGTACCGCGATATTTCTGAAAACCTTGGGATTACGGAGGTAAATGCACGTGTGAAAATGAACCGGCTGAAAAAGACCCTGAAACAATTAATGGAAAAACATGCCTGA
- a CDS encoding SSU ribosomal protein S16p: MSVKIRLQRHGKKGKPFFHIVVADARARRDGKFIEKIGTYNPVSNPAVIELNVDSAVKWLNNGAQPTDTARAILSYKGVLYKKHLLGGVAKGAFDEAEAEKRFSAWLENKEQQVLGKKDNLNKAKDDAKKAALEAEAKVNQARLDAAAKVEADAKAEAEAKLAEEKAAADAKAAEEKAAADAKLAEEEAAKAPEAEATEDTAKSAVENVAESLGNVAAAVSGVVDAVKETVADVTEKIADAVAPKTEETPEAEDEAKA; the protein is encoded by the coding sequence ATGTCAGTAAAAATCAGATTACAAAGACACGGTAAAAAAGGTAAACCTTTTTTCCACATTGTTGTTGCCGATGCAAGAGCAAGAAGAGATGGTAAATTCATCGAAAAAATCGGTACCTACAATCCGGTTTCCAATCCTGCGGTTATAGAATTAAACGTGGATTCAGCAGTGAAGTGGCTTAACAACGGTGCTCAGCCTACCGATACTGCAAGAGCAATTCTTTCTTACAAAGGCGTGCTTTACAAGAAACACCTTTTAGGTGGTGTGGCGAAAGGCGCATTCGACGAAGCTGAAGCTGAAAAGAGATTTTCTGCATGGTTAGAAAACAAAGAGCAGCAGGTTCTTGGTAAAAAAGACAATTTGAACAAAGCGAAAGACGATGCTAAAAAAGCAGCGCTGGAAGCTGAAGCGAAAGTAAATCAGGCAAGACTTGATGCAGCAGCGAAAGTGGAAGCAGATGCAAAAGCTGAAGCTGAAGCAAAATTAGCTGAAGAAAAAGCGGCAGCAGATGCTAAAGCAGCAGAAGAGAAAGCAGCAGCCGACGCTAAATTAGCAGAAGAAGAAGCAGCAAAAGCTCCCGAAGCTGAAGCAACAGAAGATACTGCAAAATCAGCAGTTGAAAACGTTGCAGAATCTTTAGGAAATGTAGCAGCAGCAGTGAGCGGTGTAGTGGATGCAGTGAAGGAAACTGTAGCTGACGTAACCGAGAAAATCGCTGACGCAGTAGCTCCTAAAACTGAAGAAACTCCTGAAGCTGAAGACGAAGCGAAAGCATAA
- a CDS encoding ABC superfamily ATP binding cassette transporter, producing MNYVSAENLTKSYGLKVLFKDIAFNVNEGDKIAIVAKNGSGKSTLLKILMGTEIADSGNVVISKDIQVVLFDQEIEFDSGLSIEEFMMTLDSAPIMAVKSYHHALHTEDPDDLDKALAQMELHKAWDLENEMKQILTQLKITDLEAKMGTLSGGQIKRVALAKLLTETRAEHRHILLIMDEPTNHLDVEMVEWLENYLSKAKITLLLVTHDRYFLDAVCDMIWEMEDNNLYVHNGSYATYLENKIIREDNLNSTIDKAQNLYRKELEWMRRQPKARTTKSKSRIGDFYETEKVAKQDTRKDKLELDFEMKRLGKKILELRHIDKSFGSKVLLKDFSYQFQRGEKIGIVGDNGTGKSTLLNIIQGLEPYDNGEIETGETIKFGYFSQKGLKYKEDERVIDFIREIGENFPLANGRTISASQFLRLFLFDDQTQYSPISKLSGGEKRRLHLMYVLYRNPNFLIFDEPTNDLDLPTLTVLENFLLQFQGSLIIVSHDRYFMDRIVDHVLAFEGQGKIKDFVGNFSEYREARSQEQSKKNQVAVKQEVAKPAEVVIKQDAPKPVQSQRKLSFKEQRELEMIDKEMPKLEKNRAEILEKLNNETDYDKISVLSTELEKIGNELENLELRWLELQD from the coding sequence ATGAATTACGTTTCCGCCGAAAATCTTACAAAATCTTATGGTTTAAAAGTGCTGTTTAAAGACATCGCTTTTAATGTAAATGAAGGCGATAAGATCGCGATCGTAGCCAAAAACGGCAGCGGCAAATCTACTTTGCTTAAAATTTTGATGGGAACCGAGATTGCGGATTCTGGCAACGTTGTGATTAGCAAGGATATTCAGGTGGTTCTGTTCGATCAGGAAATTGAGTTCGATTCTGGACTTTCGATTGAAGAATTCATGATGACACTCGATTCAGCACCTATAATGGCGGTGAAAAGTTATCACCACGCGCTTCATACCGAAGATCCTGATGATCTCGACAAAGCCCTTGCGCAGATGGAACTTCATAAAGCCTGGGACCTCGAAAATGAAATGAAGCAGATACTTACGCAGCTGAAAATCACTGATTTGGAGGCGAAAATGGGAACGCTTTCGGGGGGGCAGATCAAACGTGTGGCTTTAGCGAAACTTCTTACAGAAACCCGCGCCGAGCACCGCCACATCCTGTTAATTATGGATGAGCCGACCAACCACCTCGACGTGGAAATGGTAGAATGGCTTGAAAATTATCTTTCTAAAGCGAAAATTACGTTGCTGCTGGTGACGCACGACCGTTATTTTCTCGACGCAGTCTGCGATATGATCTGGGAAATGGAAGATAATAACCTTTACGTGCACAACGGAAGCTACGCGACTTATCTTGAGAATAAAATAATTCGTGAAGACAATTTAAATTCGACAATCGATAAAGCCCAAAATCTTTACCGCAAAGAACTTGAGTGGATGCGCCGCCAGCCCAAAGCGCGCACAACCAAGTCTAAATCGCGCATCGGTGACTTTTATGAGACCGAGAAAGTTGCCAAACAGGATACGCGAAAAGATAAACTGGAGCTGGATTTTGAAATGAAGCGACTCGGAAAAAAAATCCTCGAACTTCGCCACATCGATAAAAGTTTCGGCTCTAAGGTTTTACTTAAAGATTTCAGTTATCAGTTTCAGCGCGGCGAAAAAATTGGGATCGTTGGCGATAACGGAACCGGAAAATCGACGCTTTTAAACATCATTCAAGGCCTTGAACCTTATGATAATGGCGAAATAGAAACCGGAGAAACCATTAAATTCGGGTATTTCTCCCAAAAAGGTTTGAAATATAAAGAAGACGAACGCGTGATTGATTTCATCAGAGAAATTGGTGAGAATTTTCCGCTCGCAAACGGTCGCACCATTTCTGCCTCGCAGTTTCTGCGTTTGTTTTTGTTTGATGACCAGACGCAGTATTCGCCGATTTCAAAACTTTCAGGAGGTGAAAAACGCCGTCTGCACCTGATGTACGTGCTTTATCGGAATCCGAATTTCCTGATTTTTGATGAACCTACAAACGATCTGGATTTGCCGACGCTTACGGTTTTGGAGAATTTCCTGCTGCAGTTTCAGGGTAGTTTAATCATTGTTTCGCACGACAGATATTTCATGGATCGAATTGTTGATCATGTTCTTGCGTTCGAAGGTCAGGGAAAAATCAAAGATTTTGTGGGTAATTTTTCGGAATATCGTGAGGCAAGGAGCCAGGAACAAAGTAAGAAAAATCAGGTTGCTGTAAAACAGGAAGTGGCTAAACCCGCAGAAGTTGTGATCAAACAGGATGCGCCGAAACCGGTCCAGAGTCAGCGTAAATTATCATTTAAAGAACAGCGTGAACTAGAAATGATAGATAAGGAAATGCCGAAACTCGAGAAAAATCGCGCGGAAATCCTTGAAAAACTTAATAACGAAACCGATTACGATAAAATCTCCGTTCTTTCCACCGAACTCGAAAAAATAGGCAACGAACTCGAAAATCTGGAACTGCGTTGGCTTGAACTGCAGGATTAA
- a CDS encoding Asparaginyl-tRNA synthetase, with protein MSGRNHRVSTIKKLMPAMRTTINELLSDYKKLLHHDITVQGWVRAFRSNRFIALNDGSTINNLQIVVDFEKFDEDTLKNISTAASLKIVGEVVESQGAGQSIEIIARKIIILGDNFTEERDKTILQPKKHSLEILREQAHLRFRTNLFGSVFRVRSAVSFAIHQFFNKNQFFYMNTPIITGADAEGAGEMFSVTNFDINDLPKDENGEIDYSQDFFGKKTNLTVSGQLNVETAMMGLGRVYTFGPTFRAENSNTTRHLAEFWMVEPEVAFNNLEDNIDLAEDFLKYVIGYVLENCKDDLEFLDKRFAEEQKQKPEKDRASEGLIEKLQNVIQKRFKRVSYTEAIDILKNSKENKKGKFQFPIEEWGADLQSEHERFLVEKHFESPVVLFDYPKEIKAFYMKLNEDGKTVAAMDVLFPGIGEIIGGSQREDKFDVLTEKMKAMNVDEHELWWYLDTRKFGSVPHAGFGLGLERLVLFVTGMTNIRDVIPFPRTPNNAEF; from the coding sequence TTGTCAGGAAGAAACCACAGAGTTTCGACCATAAAAAAATTAATGCCAGCAATGAGAACCACGATTAACGAACTGCTTTCAGATTATAAAAAACTATTACATCACGATATAACCGTTCAGGGTTGGGTCCGCGCATTCCGCTCCAACCGTTTTATCGCTCTGAATGACGGTTCCACCATCAACAACCTTCAGATCGTTGTGGATTTTGAAAAATTTGATGAAGACACACTCAAAAATATCAGTACAGCGGCATCATTAAAGATCGTTGGCGAAGTGGTTGAAAGTCAGGGAGCTGGCCAGAGCATTGAAATCATCGCCAGGAAAATTATCATTCTGGGCGATAACTTCACCGAAGAAAGAGATAAAACCATCCTTCAGCCGAAGAAACATTCGCTTGAAATTCTGCGTGAGCAGGCACATCTCCGTTTCCGTACCAATCTTTTCGGTTCGGTTTTCCGTGTGAGAAGTGCGGTGAGTTTCGCGATTCATCAGTTTTTCAATAAAAACCAGTTCTTCTACATGAACACGCCCATTATTACCGGCGCAGATGCAGAGGGAGCTGGCGAAATGTTCAGTGTGACGAACTTCGACATCAATGATCTTCCAAAAGATGAAAACGGCGAAATAGATTATTCCCAGGATTTTTTCGGTAAGAAAACAAACCTTACGGTTTCAGGACAGCTCAATGTGGAAACTGCGATGATGGGACTTGGACGTGTTTACACATTCGGGCCTACCTTCCGCGCTGAAAACTCGAATACAACGCGTCACCTTGCAGAATTCTGGATGGTGGAGCCTGAAGTTGCTTTTAATAACCTTGAAGACAACATCGATCTGGCTGAAGATTTCCTAAAATATGTCATCGGTTATGTTCTTGAAAACTGTAAAGATGATCTCGAGTTTCTTGATAAGAGATTCGCTGAGGAACAGAAGCAAAAACCTGAGAAAGACAGAGCTTCCGAAGGTTTAATTGAAAAACTTCAGAATGTAATTCAAAAAAGATTCAAGCGCGTATCTTATACGGAAGCGATTGATATTCTTAAAAATTCAAAAGAAAACAAGAAAGGCAAATTCCAGTTCCCGATTGAAGAATGGGGCGCGGATTTACAGAGCGAACATGAAAGATTTCTGGTGGAAAAACATTTCGAAAGCCCGGTGGTGCTATTCGATTATCCCAAAGAAATCAAGGCTTTTTACATGAAACTGAACGAAGACGGCAAAACCGTAGCCGCAATGGACGTGCTTTTCCCGGGTATCGGCGAAATTATCGGAGGCTCGCAGCGTGAAGATAAATTTGATGTGCTTACGGAAAAAATGAAAGCCATGAACGTTGATGAACACGAGCTTTGGTGGTATTTAGACACCAGAAAATTCGGTTCCGTGCCGCACGCCGGTTTCGGTTTGGGCCTCGAGAGACTTGTGCTTTTTGTAACGGGAATGACGAATATCCGCGACGTGATACCTTTCCCGCGAACGCCTAACAACGCTGAGTTCTAA